A genomic segment from Falsibacillus pallidus encodes:
- a CDS encoding nucleotidyltransferase domain-containing protein, which produces MIHNFKPDYSRLPRELNLLLDILKMKDDQKINQESLLNIHWDSFLKLARHHRIYPVIYPKIKNVGQENIPEFVIQTLKNDYKKNIFQMMYLSAEMESINELFNQSDVRLLFLKGPTLAVDLYGDISLRTSSDLDVLVPIHDLEKVDKLLLEKGYEKDDYILSVLNDWKWRHHHLTYFDQSKGIKLEIHWRLNPGPGIEPRFEDLWARKRICEKFDSPLFVLGREDLFLFLVSHGARHGWSRLRWLMDIHQILLKELDWKMLKNLLEKYHCTHLAGQALTLASSLLNTPINTKLQHIIRGNRPAKLAQITMFYLERLVNLHTEPLPTDIANYHSRYLYSIKSITQKIFYFLNFLYPYHSDSMIMPLPKGLHFLYFPLRPFLWIWRKSKRQALS; this is translated from the coding sequence ATGATACATAACTTTAAACCGGATTATTCTCGGTTGCCGAGGGAATTAAATTTATTATTAGACATTCTTAAAATGAAGGATGATCAAAAAATCAATCAAGAATCGTTATTAAATATCCATTGGGATTCCTTTTTGAAATTGGCAAGGCATCATAGAATCTATCCAGTAATTTATCCTAAAATAAAAAATGTGGGACAAGAGAATATCCCTGAATTTGTTATACAGACTTTAAAGAATGATTACAAAAAAAATATATTTCAAATGATGTATTTAAGCGCAGAAATGGAATCGATTAATGAGTTGTTCAATCAAAGTGATGTTCGATTACTCTTTTTAAAAGGTCCAACTTTAGCAGTTGACTTGTATGGAGACATTTCTCTTCGCACCTCAAGTGACTTAGATGTACTCGTTCCCATTCATGACTTAGAAAAGGTGGATAAGCTGCTTTTAGAAAAAGGGTATGAAAAGGATGATTATATTCTTTCCGTTTTAAACGATTGGAAATGGAGGCATCATCATCTTACATACTTTGATCAATCAAAAGGGATTAAACTTGAAATTCATTGGAGATTAAATCCTGGCCCTGGAATTGAACCACGATTTGAAGATCTTTGGGCGCGTAAAAGAATTTGTGAAAAATTTGATTCTCCTTTATTTGTTTTGGGGAGAGAAGATTTATTTTTATTTTTGGTTTCCCATGGTGCAAGGCACGGTTGGTCAAGACTCCGATGGCTAATGGATATTCATCAGATACTCCTGAAAGAGCTGGACTGGAAAATGTTAAAAAACCTTTTAGAAAAATATCATTGCACACATCTTGCAGGCCAGGCTTTAACTTTGGCATCATCACTATTGAATACACCAATTAATACGAAATTGCAGCATATAATTAGGGGAAATCGTCCAGCTAAATTAGCCCAAATTACTATGTTTTACTTAGAAAGGCTGGTGAATCTGCATACAGAGCCACTCCCAACAGATATAGCCAATTACCATAGCCGCTATCTATATTCTATTAAATCCATTACACAGAAAATATTCTACTTCTTAAATTTTCTATATCCGTATCATTCAGATAGTATGATTATGCCTTTGCCAAAAGGTCTTCATTTTCTTTACTTTCCATTGCGGCCATTTCTATGGATTTGGAGAAAATCAAAAAGACAGGCACTTTCTTAG
- a CDS encoding ABC transporter ATP-binding protein: MKPLFQFAKKLHHFSGKIVYYNLLGMVFISLLEGIGIILLIPMIHAAGILQLNGSGSFYMAKFNELIHPIPVQFRLPIFLGIYIILVFLQSSVQRKLTIRSVKIQQEFSSKLRRDLYKDILDVNWGFLLSKRKSELVNSLTSDIARVTSGINLLLQFCSAVIFTTIQVGIAFMLSAKLTLLIVIFGMLIVFLSKRFLKKSRSIGKQTSEISLNYLSGITDQINGIKEIKSNHLEKTQLKWMKLLTQQMMDEQIEYITLKTSSQSFYKLSSAILVSFFLLISLTLFQSSSQELMLILVIFSRLWPRFTIIQANLEQIFTAMPAFSTVQKLQEDCLAAKETIGVNEGELKNLKIVQGFELKNIYFRYNTQIPSYTLEDITIKIPVNTMTAIIGHSGAGKSTLIDILMGLNKAEKGEVLIDQMPLTSQNILSLRKSLSYVPQDPFLFNGTIRENLLLVSPSASEEEIWQSLHFAAADEFVEDLPRGLDTVIGDRGMKLSGGERQRIVLARALLRKPSILVLDEATSALDSENESKIQEAIDQLKGSMTIIVIAHRLSTIKNADQVIVLDHGKAVQQEIYAKFSTV; encoded by the coding sequence TTGAAGCCACTATTTCAATTCGCAAAGAAGCTGCATCATTTTTCAGGTAAGATAGTTTATTATAATCTCCTAGGGATGGTTTTCATTAGTTTATTAGAAGGGATAGGCATCATTCTCCTTATTCCCATGATTCATGCAGCCGGGATTCTTCAATTGAATGGCAGTGGATCTTTTTATATGGCAAAATTCAATGAACTCATTCATCCGATTCCAGTTCAATTTCGACTGCCGATTTTTTTGGGAATCTATATCATCCTCGTTTTTCTTCAAAGTTCAGTTCAAAGAAAACTGACTATTAGAAGCGTAAAAATCCAACAAGAATTCAGTTCTAAATTAAGACGGGATTTATATAAAGATATACTCGATGTAAATTGGGGATTCTTGCTTTCAAAAAGAAAATCAGAACTAGTGAATTCCCTCACATCTGACATCGCCAGAGTGACAAGCGGTATTAATTTATTGCTTCAATTTTGTTCTGCCGTCATTTTCACTACAATACAGGTTGGAATTGCATTTATGTTATCTGCAAAACTCACATTGTTAATAGTCATCTTTGGCATGTTAATTGTCTTTTTATCTAAGAGATTTTTAAAAAAATCCAGGTCAATTGGAAAACAAACCTCTGAAATTTCTTTGAACTATTTATCTGGAATCACAGATCAGATCAATGGAATAAAAGAAATTAAAAGCAACCATCTAGAGAAAACACAGTTAAAGTGGATGAAGTTATTGACACAACAAATGATGGACGAACAAATTGAATACATTACATTAAAAACATCTTCTCAATCTTTCTATAAACTTTCATCAGCCATTTTAGTATCCTTTTTTCTTTTAATATCCCTTACTCTATTCCAATCTTCATCCCAGGAACTAATGCTGATATTAGTCATATTTTCAAGGCTATGGCCAAGGTTTACAATCATTCAAGCCAACTTGGAGCAAATCTTCACAGCAATGCCTGCTTTTTCGACTGTTCAGAAATTGCAGGAGGACTGTCTTGCTGCCAAGGAAACAATTGGTGTAAATGAAGGGGAATTAAAAAACTTAAAAATTGTTCAGGGATTCGAATTAAAAAACATTTATTTTAGGTATAATACGCAAATTCCATCTTATACATTAGAAGATATTACTATTAAAATACCCGTCAACACCATGACTGCAATAATAGGGCACTCAGGGGCAGGCAAAAGTACATTGATAGATATTCTAATGGGGCTGAATAAAGCAGAAAAAGGAGAGGTATTGATTGATCAAATGCCTTTAACGAGTCAAAATATCCTTTCACTGAGAAAATCACTTAGCTATGTACCACAGGATCCTTTTTTATTTAATGGGACGATTAGAGAAAACTTGTTATTGGTTTCTCCTTCTGCATCCGAAGAGGAAATCTGGCAATCCTTGCATTTTGCTGCAGCAGATGAATTTGTGGAAGATCTCCCGAGAGGGCTTGATACAGTTATAGGGGATAGAGGGATGAAATTGTCGGGAGGAGAGCGTCAGCGAATTGTCCTGGCAAGAGCGTTATTGCGAAAACCATCCATCCTGGTTTTGGATGAAGCAACAAGTGCCTTAGATTCAGAAAATGAATCAAAAATACAAGAAGCAATTGATCAATTAAAAGGTTCAATGACAATCATAGTTATTGCCCACCGGCTTTCAACAATTAAAAATGCGGATCAAGTAATCGTTTTGGATCATGGCAAGGCGGTTCAACAAGAAATATACGCGAAATTTTCAACTGTGTAA
- a CDS encoding YveK family protein — MAKEINLKDLYRVIKKRVWVIGIITFISLILGWIQLSYYTTPLYQTSAKIIVGADEDHMKTLRVIIKDSRVLQEVAKKLNLPISPEALAGKINVVSIDSSQVMSISVIDTDPKRAADIANTTAEVFKDEIPTIINFNDVIPLSPAKVNAWPINEKSTLSYVKYLIIGLILGIGVVFLLDSLDEKMYKESDIEEYLGLPILGNVSKMNKRNSKRKNHIKLNLVMRGGEFFDHK, encoded by the coding sequence ATGGCGAAAGAAATCAATTTAAAAGATTTATATAGGGTTATTAAGAAAAGAGTTTGGGTCATTGGAATAATCACATTTATTTCGCTAATCCTTGGATGGATCCAGCTTTCCTATTATACGACTCCCCTTTATCAAACTTCGGCAAAAATCATCGTCGGAGCAGATGAGGATCATATGAAAACCTTGAGAGTAATCATAAAAGATTCCAGAGTCCTTCAAGAAGTAGCGAAGAAATTAAACCTTCCTATTTCACCTGAAGCCCTGGCAGGAAAGATAAATGTAGTCAGTATCGACAGCTCCCAAGTGATGAGCATCAGTGTTATTGATACTGACCCTAAGCGTGCGGCAGACATTGCCAATACAACTGCTGAGGTATTTAAGGACGAAATCCCTACGATTATTAATTTTAATGATGTCATTCCGCTCTCACCTGCAAAAGTTAATGCTTGGCCTATAAATGAAAAGAGTACTCTCTCATATGTGAAATATCTTATTATCGGGTTAATTTTGGGCATTGGAGTGGTTTTCTTACTGGATTCCCTTGATGAGAAGATGTATAAAGAAAGCGATATTGAAGAATATCTGGGGCTGCCTATACTTGGGAACGTTTCGAAAATGAACAAGCGAAACAGCAAAAGAAAGAATCATATAAAGTTAAATTTAGTCATGAGGGGAGGAGAGTTCTTTGATCATAAATAA
- a CDS encoding CpsD/CapB family tyrosine-protein kinase — protein MIINKKKLKNENTKSKLITYLHPDSIISEQYRTILTNIKFAMPEKQSCAFVITSPGKGEGKSTSAANLAVSMAQQKKKVLLIDGNLRDPMLHTILNIPNTTGLTDVLTGRVTLEEARFRTEIGRLEVLTSGTIPYNPVELLGSQLLKDLLHRALQLYDIVLIDSPSVSEVTDTKLLANQSNGVIVVINRSKTKIKKAIEMKKELEFAKAKFIGVILHD, from the coding sequence TTGATCATAAATAAGAAAAAATTAAAAAATGAAAATACAAAAAGTAAATTAATCACCTACTTACATCCTGATTCCATTATATCTGAACAATATCGTACGATTTTGACAAATATAAAGTTTGCAATGCCTGAAAAACAAAGCTGTGCTTTTGTTATCACTTCCCCAGGAAAAGGGGAAGGGAAATCGACCTCTGCTGCGAATCTTGCCGTATCGATGGCTCAACAAAAGAAGAAGGTTCTTTTAATAGATGGGAATTTAAGAGATCCCATGTTACATACAATCTTAAATATCCCCAACACAACGGGCTTAACGGATGTTTTGACAGGTAGAGTGACATTAGAAGAAGCAAGGTTCAGAACAGAGATTGGGAGGCTTGAAGTACTGACAAGTGGAACGATTCCTTATAATCCAGTTGAACTATTAGGCTCGCAGCTGCTTAAGGATTTATTACATAGGGCTCTGCAATTATATGATATTGTACTAATCGATTCTCCGTCTGTTTCAGAAGTAACCGATACAAAGCTGCTGGCCAATCAAAGTAATGGGGTCATTGTGGTCATCAATCGAAGTAAAACGAAGATTAAAAAAGCAATTGAAATGAAAAAAGAATTAGAATTTGCAAAAGCAAAATTTATTGGAGTAATATTGCATGATTGA
- a CDS encoding polysaccharide biosynthesis protein produces the protein MKYWQRLSIFICIDSFIILFSILFAQLLVNGGVHVSNSTFMVTSSAIILSYSFLFYYFKLYKKAWEYASLGELMIIFKTVTITTLVSALLSITMFGGKNIRVIITAGILQFLIISGSRFCIRLYRDLVILNQNPQKRTLVIGAGSAGTMVARQLLHNKDSELLPIGFIDDNIKKQNLQILGIPVIGGVMDIEKIVETFQIEHIVIAIPSLSRRELNTIFQECLKTKVKTQILPMIEDLVSGKVSVNQFRDVQVEDLLGRMPVELDTASIADSITNKVVLVTGAGGSIGSEICRQAAKFKPAKLILLGHGENSIYSIEMELKETYKNEPIEIIPEIADLQDSKKMMSVMEEYHPHVVYHAAAHKHVPLMERNPEEAVKNNLIGTINAANAASWHNVDTFVMISSDKAVNPTSVMGATKRLSEMVIQQMNKESETKFVVVRFGNVLGSRGSVIPLFKKQIANGGPVTVTHPEMIRYFMTIPEASRLVIQAGALANGGEIFVLDMGEPVKIVDLAENLIKLSGHTVEDIGIEFTGIRPGEKLYEELLKDEEVLDRQIYPKIFIGRSTNLYLQEIEELIAEYSSLEKEELRERLLNLANHRLRVKRKSIVASLSS, from the coding sequence ATGAAATATTGGCAGCGATTATCCATTTTTATTTGTATTGACTCATTCATAATCTTATTTTCTATTTTATTCGCCCAATTGTTAGTAAATGGGGGAGTTCATGTATCGAATAGTACATTCATGGTGACATCATCCGCCATAATTCTTAGCTACTCATTTTTATTCTACTATTTCAAACTTTATAAGAAGGCGTGGGAGTACGCCAGTCTTGGCGAACTCATGATTATTTTCAAAACAGTGACAATAACCACTCTCGTGTCCGCACTCCTTTCTATAACAATGTTTGGTGGTAAAAACATTCGTGTGATTATCACTGCTGGAATTCTTCAATTTCTAATCATAAGCGGTTCTCGCTTTTGTATAAGACTGTATAGAGATTTAGTGATTCTTAATCAAAATCCGCAGAAAAGAACCCTGGTAATCGGAGCTGGATCTGCAGGTACGATGGTGGCCAGGCAGCTTCTGCATAATAAGGATTCTGAACTCCTTCCGATTGGATTTATTGATGATAATATCAAAAAACAAAATCTGCAAATATTAGGCATTCCCGTCATTGGCGGCGTGATGGATATAGAAAAAATCGTTGAAACTTTTCAAATTGAACATATAGTCATAGCCATTCCATCGCTTTCTAGAAGAGAACTGAATACTATTTTTCAGGAATGTTTAAAAACGAAGGTTAAAACGCAAATATTGCCAATGATTGAAGACCTTGTCTCTGGAAAAGTATCTGTCAATCAATTCAGAGATGTACAAGTGGAAGATCTCCTAGGGAGAATGCCTGTAGAATTAGACACCGCAAGTATTGCAGATTCTATAACAAATAAAGTGGTATTGGTTACCGGTGCAGGCGGTTCAATAGGATCTGAAATTTGCAGGCAAGCGGCCAAATTTAAACCTGCAAAATTAATTCTTTTAGGCCATGGAGAGAATAGCATTTACTCCATTGAAATGGAGCTGAAAGAAACGTATAAGAATGAACCGATTGAAATTATTCCGGAAATTGCAGACCTTCAAGACTCAAAGAAAATGATGAGTGTAATGGAAGAATACCATCCACATGTTGTCTATCATGCTGCTGCACATAAACATGTACCTCTAATGGAAAGAAATCCAGAGGAGGCTGTCAAAAATAATCTAATTGGAACCATTAATGCTGCGAATGCTGCAAGTTGGCATAATGTTGATACATTTGTCATGATTTCATCGGATAAAGCTGTTAATCCAACCAGTGTAATGGGAGCTACAAAGCGACTATCGGAAATGGTTATACAACAAATGAACAAAGAGAGTGAAACTAAATTCGTCGTTGTTCGTTTCGGGAATGTCCTCGGAAGCAGAGGAAGTGTAATTCCGCTGTTCAAAAAACAAATTGCAAATGGGGGGCCGGTTACCGTTACGCATCCTGAAATGATCCGTTATTTTATGACAATTCCTGAAGCTTCAAGGCTAGTGATTCAAGCAGGGGCACTGGCAAATGGCGGAGAGATTTTTGTATTAGATATGGGTGAGCCGGTTAAAATTGTTGATCTTGCTGAAAATCTAATAAAATTATCTGGACATACAGTTGAAGATATTGGGATCGAATTCACGGGAATCAGGCCAGGGGAAAAATTATATGAAGAATTATTAAAAGACGAAGAAGTCCTTGATAGACAAATCTATCCCAAAATCTTTATTGGTAGATCAACAAACCTGTATTTACAAGAGATAGAGGAACTAATAGCTGAATATTCCTCTTTAGAGAAAGAAGAATTACGTGAAAGACTGCTGAACTTAGCCAATCACCGTTTGAGGGTAAAGAGAAAATCCATAGTAGCGTCATTATCAAGTTAA
- the galU gene encoding UTP--glucose-1-phosphate uridylyltransferase GalU — MKVRKAIIPAAGLGTRFLPATKAMPKEMLPIVDKPTIQYIVEEAIESGIEDIIIVTGKGKRAIEDHFDHSFELEQNLLDKGKLELLSEVQKTSKMVDIHYIRQKEPKGLGHAVWCARKFIGNEPFAVLLGDDIVQAEKPCLKQMIDQFNRYKSSILGVQTVPEDEVSRYGIVGGSQIGDRFYGIDQLVEKPKREEAPSNLAIMGRYILSPKIFEILSRQKPGAGGEIQLTDAISELNKYEAVYAYDFEGTRYDVGEKLGFIKTTLEFALKRDDLNKHLLDYFKEVLDQQLIK; from the coding sequence ATGAAAGTAAGAAAAGCCATTATTCCAGCAGCCGGTCTTGGGACAAGATTTTTGCCAGCGACAAAAGCGATGCCAAAGGAAATGCTTCCCATCGTGGATAAGCCAACGATTCAATACATTGTAGAAGAAGCCATTGAATCGGGTATCGAAGACATCATTATTGTTACAGGAAAAGGAAAAAGAGCGATTGAAGATCACTTTGACCATTCCTTTGAATTGGAACAAAATCTCTTAGATAAAGGCAAGCTGGAATTGCTGAGCGAAGTGCAAAAAACATCTAAAATGGTGGATATTCATTATATTCGCCAGAAAGAACCTAAGGGATTGGGTCATGCAGTATGGTGTGCAAGAAAATTCATTGGCAACGAACCTTTTGCAGTACTCCTTGGGGATGATATAGTCCAGGCAGAGAAGCCTTGTTTAAAACAGATGATTGATCAATTCAATCGGTATAAATCTTCTATCTTAGGTGTGCAGACTGTTCCGGAAGATGAAGTATCAAGATACGGGATTGTAGGAGGCAGTCAAATCGGTGACCGATTCTACGGGATTGATCAATTGGTGGAAAAGCCTAAAAGAGAAGAAGCGCCATCCAATTTAGCCATAATGGGCCGTTATATTTTGAGTCCGAAAATTTTCGAAATCCTCTCCCGTCAAAAGCCTGGAGCTGGTGGCGAAATACAATTGACAGATGCCATTTCAGAATTAAATAAGTATGAAGCGGTGTATGCCTATGATTTTGAGGGGACACGTTATGATGTTGGAGAAAAGCTGGGTTTCATTAAAACGACATTGGAATTTGCCTTGAAAAGAGATGATTTAAATAAACACCTGCTGGATTACTTTAAGGAAGTATTGGATCAGCAATTGATAAAATGA
- a CDS encoding glycosyltransferase family 4 protein, which translates to MMANKILFCATVDYHFKAFHIPYMKWFKEQGWEVHVAASGELKLPFTDRKFNIPFKRSPVHTENARAYFQLKKVIDQEKYQLIHCHTPMGGVLARLAARAARKKGSKLIYTAHGFHFCKGAPLKNWLLYYPIEKWLAQYTDCLITINMEDYARALHHLKAKKIRHVHGVGVDTERFKPITEQMKMKIRKSLGYQPDDFLLFYGAEFNQNKNHSLLLRAFANIKEKMPHAKLLLAGEGITMEECKRQVVHLGIENMVDFLGYRNDVDQLLPICDAAVSSSLREGLPVNIMEAMACGLPVICSNNRGHRELVVDGENGYLFSVDNPEQFENCLIALYQNPSPIDHMKLKFMNYSKKYSLKLVSRELMEIYSSFMVVDQNESKSKYSRSYL; encoded by the coding sequence TTGATGGCAAATAAAATACTGTTCTGCGCCACTGTAGATTACCATTTTAAAGCCTTTCATATACCATATATGAAATGGTTCAAAGAACAAGGCTGGGAAGTTCATGTAGCAGCTTCCGGAGAGTTGAAACTGCCATTCACAGATAGAAAATTCAATATTCCATTTAAGCGGTCACCTGTTCACACAGAAAATGCTAGAGCCTATTTTCAGCTTAAAAAAGTTATTGATCAAGAGAAATATCAATTGATTCATTGCCATACACCGATGGGCGGTGTACTTGCACGATTAGCTGCACGTGCAGCAAGAAAAAAAGGATCCAAGTTAATCTATACAGCTCACGGCTTCCACTTTTGCAAAGGAGCGCCATTGAAAAATTGGCTTCTCTATTATCCTATAGAGAAATGGCTGGCTCAGTATACAGATTGCCTAATTACTATCAATATGGAAGACTACGCACGGGCGTTGCATCATTTAAAAGCTAAAAAAATCAGGCATGTTCACGGTGTAGGGGTGGATACAGAAAGATTTAAACCCATCACCGAACAAATGAAAATGAAAATAAGAAAATCATTAGGATATCAACCTGATGATTTTTTATTATTTTATGGAGCAGAATTTAATCAAAATAAGAATCATTCCTTACTACTTCGTGCTTTTGCAAATATAAAAGAAAAAATGCCTCATGCTAAACTGCTGCTTGCCGGCGAAGGCATAACAATGGAAGAATGCAAACGACAAGTGGTCCACTTAGGCATTGAGAATATGGTCGATTTCCTTGGATACAGAAATGATGTAGATCAACTGCTCCCAATATGTGATGCAGCAGTATCTTCAAGTCTTCGAGAAGGGCTTCCAGTAAACATCATGGAAGCAATGGCGTGTGGGCTGCCAGTTATCTGCTCGAATAATCGCGGCCATCGGGAGCTGGTTGTTGATGGGGAAAATGGCTATTTATTCAGTGTTGATAATCCTGAGCAGTTTGAGAATTGCTTAATTGCTCTATATCAAAACCCTAGCCCTATTGATCACATGAAATTAAAATTCATGAACTATTCTAAGAAATACTCCCTCAAGTTGGTCAGTAGAGAATTAATGGAAATATATTCGAGTTTTATGGTGGTGGATCAAAATGAATCCAAAAGTAAGTATAGTCGTTCCTATCTATAA
- a CDS encoding glycosyltransferase family 2 protein, producing MNPKVSIVVPIYNVDKYLVRCLDSLLNQTLKDIEIICVNDGSSDASLPILEKYEEIDKRINIINKVNGGVSSARNCGIDAARGEYIGFVDPDDWVDHDMYLSLYKTAISDKADIVMCSYIREFSNHSKEKKFNFPEKSIFENQSVKSNIMRKLIGPLNEEVANPELMDAWGTVWSKLFRADIIKSNEIRFTDLNVIGTNEDLLFNIQVINFAQTFVFLNKPYYHYWRANSGSVTTGFKPLLFDQWLNLYHLIEEFIKKNSLSEEYYSALNNRMCLGTLGLGLNTISKENKDSSFKKIKHLKHILKSEQLKNSFKQLDLKKFPLIWKVFYFSAKIRSATSLYFMLIAIEILRKNLR from the coding sequence ATGAATCCAAAAGTAAGTATAGTCGTTCCTATCTATAATGTTGATAAATACTTGGTTAGGTGTTTGGACAGTTTACTTAACCAAACCCTAAAAGACATTGAAATAATATGTGTTAACGATGGATCATCGGACGCGAGTCTTCCAATCTTAGAAAAATACGAAGAAATTGATAAAAGGATTAACATTATCAATAAAGTTAATGGGGGAGTATCTTCTGCAAGAAATTGCGGAATTGATGCAGCAAGAGGCGAGTATATAGGCTTTGTTGATCCAGATGACTGGGTTGACCATGATATGTACCTCTCACTTTATAAAACGGCAATTTCTGATAAAGCGGATATTGTCATGTGTTCCTATATTCGCGAGTTCTCAAACCATTCCAAAGAAAAGAAATTTAATTTTCCAGAAAAAAGTATTTTTGAAAATCAATCAGTTAAGTCGAACATCATGCGTAAATTAATTGGACCACTTAATGAAGAGGTTGCAAATCCAGAGCTAATGGACGCATGGGGAACTGTTTGGTCAAAGTTATTTCGTGCAGATATTATTAAAAGCAATGAAATTCGGTTTACAGATCTTAATGTGATTGGAACAAATGAGGACTTATTATTCAACATTCAAGTAATTAATTTTGCACAAACCTTTGTTTTCTTAAATAAACCTTACTATCATTATTGGCGAGCTAATTCCGGTTCTGTAACAACAGGGTTTAAACCACTATTATTTGACCAATGGCTAAACCTGTATCACCTTATAGAAGAGTTTATAAAAAAAAATTCTTTATCGGAAGAGTATTATTCTGCACTGAATAATCGCATGTGCTTGGGGACTCTTGGTCTCGGACTAAATACTATAAGTAAAGAAAACAAAGATTCATCGTTTAAAAAGATTAAACACTTAAAACATATCCTTAAGAGTGAACAATTAAAAAACTCTTTTAAACAATTAGACTTAAAAAAATTTCCACTTATTTGGAAGGTGTTTTATTTTAGTGCAAAAATACGATCAGCAACTAGTTTATATTTCATGCTAATTGCCATAGAAATACTGCGAAAGAATCTAAGATAG
- a CDS encoding glycosyltransferase family 1 protein gives MKPLRVLQVVTVMNRGGLETMLMNYYRHIDRDKIQFDFMVHRQEEGHYDQEIIKLGGKIYKMPQIKPGNYKSYFIKLDDFFQVHPYYKIVHSHINENSSFVLRAAKKAGIPCRIAHSHLSDLGIDYKLPFRLYARYEMRDHPSDYFACSKNAGKWLFGRNKKLNLERVTILNNAVNTQEFTYDPKKRLKLRKDLGIREEQLVVGHIGRFNKQKNHIFLIEIFKEILTLNGDAILLLAGDGYLKTKVEKKVKEMGLIDQVKFIGVRSDIPNLLQAMDIFLFPSLFEGLPVVLVEAQAAGLRCVVSDSITKECDLTDRIEFMSLNSPPLTWAKKILSLSYEHLDTSNMLRNRGYDTFTMSKWLTKYYFDHAL, from the coding sequence TTGAAACCACTTCGTGTTCTGCAAGTAGTTACGGTGATGAACCGTGGGGGTCTGGAAACAATGTTAATGAACTACTATCGTCATATTGACCGAGATAAAATTCAATTTGATTTTATGGTTCACCGACAAGAAGAAGGTCACTACGACCAGGAAATAATAAAGCTTGGAGGCAAGATTTATAAAATGCCTCAAATAAAACCAGGGAATTATAAATCATATTTTATTAAACTCGATGATTTTTTCCAAGTACACCCATATTATAAAATCGTTCATTCACACATAAATGAGAATAGTAGTTTTGTGTTAAGGGCAGCAAAAAAAGCTGGAATTCCTTGCCGAATAGCCCACAGTCACTTAAGTGATTTAGGGATTGACTACAAACTTCCTTTCCGGTTATATGCCAGATATGAAATGAGAGATCACCCAAGTGATTACTTTGCGTGTTCTAAAAATGCAGGAAAATGGTTGTTTGGAAGAAATAAAAAATTGAATCTTGAACGAGTTACTATTCTTAATAATGCCGTTAATACACAAGAGTTTACATATGACCCCAAAAAACGATTGAAACTAAGAAAGGATCTTGGAATTAGAGAAGAACAACTAGTAGTAGGTCATATTGGAAGATTTAACAAACAAAAAAACCATATATTTCTTATCGAAATTTTTAAAGAGATATTAACATTGAATGGAGATGCTATTCTTTTACTTGCTGGTGACGGATATCTAAAAACTAAGGTAGAAAAAAAGGTAAAGGAAATGGGATTAATTGATCAAGTGAAGTTTATAGGAGTTCGATCGGATATTCCTAATCTACTGCAAGCGATGGACATTTTTTTATTCCCATCCTTATTCGAAGGGCTTCCAGTGGTTTTGGTAGAAGCTCAAGCAGCAGGATTGAGATGTGTAGTTTCAGATTCAATTACAAAAGAATGCGATCTTACGGATAGAATTGAATTTATGAGTTTAAACTCGCCGCCATTAACATGGGCCAAAAAAATACTTTCACTTTCATATGAACACCTGGATACCTCTAACATGCTGCGGAACAGAGGCTATGATACTTTTACAATGAGTAAATGGTTAACGAAATATTATTTTGATCATGCATTATGA